In one window of Bradyrhizobium sp. AZCC 1721 DNA:
- a CDS encoding TIGR00282 family metallophosphoesterase — translation MRILFVGDVVGRAGRTAVAAYLPGMIRDWALDLVVVNGENSAGGFGITEAVYQELLDAGADAITLGNHAWDQREALVFIERAPKLVRPANYPKGTPGRGAALVDTKNGKRALVINAIGRIFMTPFDDPFAVLNQELEACPLREAADAIVVDFHGEATSEKQGIGYFCDGRASLVVGTHTHVPTADHQILAGGTAYMTDAGMTGDYDSIIGMQKEEPLRRFTTGIPSARFEPAAGAATLSGVAVETDDLTGLALRVAPVRAGGRLEPAVPAFWA, via the coding sequence TTGCGTATTCTCTTCGTTGGTGACGTGGTCGGTCGCGCTGGGCGCACCGCGGTCGCGGCATATCTACCCGGCATGATCAGGGACTGGGCGCTCGACCTCGTCGTCGTCAATGGCGAGAATTCTGCCGGCGGGTTCGGCATCACCGAGGCGGTCTATCAGGAATTGCTCGACGCCGGGGCGGATGCCATCACGCTCGGCAATCACGCCTGGGATCAGCGCGAGGCGCTGGTGTTCATCGAGCGCGCGCCGAAACTGGTCCGGCCCGCGAACTATCCAAAGGGCACGCCGGGCCGTGGAGCGGCGCTGGTCGATACCAAGAACGGCAAGCGCGCGCTCGTTATCAACGCGATCGGCCGCATCTTCATGACGCCGTTCGACGATCCCTTCGCGGTGCTCAATCAGGAACTCGAGGCCTGTCCGCTGCGCGAAGCCGCGGATGCGATCGTGGTCGATTTCCATGGCGAGGCGACGAGCGAGAAACAAGGCATCGGCTATTTCTGCGATGGCCGCGCCAGCCTTGTCGTCGGCACGCACACCCATGTGCCGACCGCCGACCATCAGATCCTCGCCGGCGGCACCGCCTACATGACAGACGCCGGCATGACCGGCGATTATGATTCCATCATCGGCATGCAGAAGGAAGAGCCGCTGCGGCGCTTTACGACGGGTATTCCATCAGCCCGTTTCGAGCCGGCCGCAGGCGCGGCGACACTCAGCGGTGTTGCGGTCGAGACCGATGATTTAACCGGTCTCGCGCTGCGTGTTGCGCCGGTGCGTGCCGGCGGCAGACTCGAGCCGGCTGTGCCGGCTTTTTGGGCGTGA
- a CDS encoding 5-formyltetrahydrofolate cyclo-ligase has product MTATLSKADLRAAALAKRDALNDEQRAAAAQAMAKRGLPFEIDPGLVVSGYSPIRSEIDPAPLMRKLAEQGAKLALPAVLSRGKSLAFRAWSPDDRLMMGPLGILEPSPAAAELVPDIMLVPLAAFDRAGHRIGYGAGHYDFTLAHLRKAKAITAVGTAFSVQEIRAVPAAPHDVALDYVLTEKKVFDFRS; this is encoded by the coding sequence ATGACGGCGACCCTGTCGAAAGCCGACCTCCGCGCTGCAGCTCTGGCGAAACGCGATGCGTTGAACGACGAACAGCGCGCGGCTGCGGCGCAGGCGATGGCGAAGCGCGGCCTGCCGTTCGAAATCGATCCAGGGCTCGTCGTATCAGGATATTCGCCGATCCGCAGCGAGATCGATCCCGCGCCCCTGATGCGCAAGCTCGCCGAGCAGGGCGCAAAGCTCGCACTGCCGGCGGTGCTGTCGCGCGGCAAATCGCTGGCGTTTCGCGCATGGTCGCCCGATGACCGGTTGATGATGGGGCCGCTCGGCATTCTCGAACCGTCGCCGGCGGCCGCCGAACTCGTGCCCGATATCATGCTGGTGCCGCTGGCGGCGTTCGATCGCGCCGGCCACCGCATCGGCTATGGCGCCGGACATTACGATTTCACGCTCGCCCACTTGCGCAAGGCGAAGGCCATTACGGCTGTCGGCACCGCCTTTTCCGTGCAGGAAATAAGAGCCGTTCCCGCAGCTCCGCACGACGTGGCGCTGGATTATGTGCTAACGGAAAAGAAAGTGTTCGATTTCCGGAGCTGA
- a CDS encoding cell division protein ZapA has protein sequence MSHINVTINGRQYRMACEEGQEVRLLKLAESLESRVGELRGKFGEIGDARLTVMAALTVCDELLDANARIRALEGELETLRNVRTAAADRAKATQVAVANALNAAADRIEKTTQVINRTIGSGVAIG, from the coding sequence ATGAGTCACATCAACGTCACCATCAACGGCCGGCAGTACCGCATGGCCTGCGAGGAAGGGCAGGAGGTGCGGCTGTTGAAGCTCGCCGAGAGCCTGGAATCGCGGGTCGGAGAGTTGCGCGGCAAGTTCGGCGAAATCGGCGATGCGCGTCTCACCGTGATGGCCGCGCTCACCGTGTGCGACGAACTGCTGGATGCCAACGCGCGCATCCGCGCGCTGGAGGGCGAACTCGAAACCCTGCGCAACGTCCGCACCGCCGCCGCCGACCGCGCCAAGGCAACCCAGGTCGCCGTCGCCAACGCGCTCAACGCCGCCGCCGACCGCATCGAAAAAACCACGCAGGTCATCAACCGCACCATCGGCAGCGGCGTCGCGATCGGGTGA
- a CDS encoding DUF4164 domain-containing protein translates to MSDRHTNGAGNAEPVYADIDAATRRLMMALDALEAAAERRRDADRDENELASRIQALGADRSRLADELDGSLVKTRRLERANREISEKLDAAIGTIRAVLDADAGESE, encoded by the coding sequence ATGAGCGATCGTCACACCAACGGGGCCGGCAATGCCGAGCCGGTCTATGCCGACATCGACGCCGCCACACGGCGCCTGATGATGGCGCTCGATGCGCTCGAGGCTGCGGCCGAGCGGCGGCGCGACGCCGACCGCGACGAGAACGAGCTGGCGAGCCGGATCCAGGCGCTCGGCGCCGATCGCTCGCGGCTCGCCGACGAACTCGACGGTTCGCTGGTGAAGACGCGGCGGCTGGAGCGCGCCAACCGCGAGATATCGGAAAAGCTGGATGCCGCAATCGGCACCATCCGTGCGGTGCTCGATGCCGACGCCGGGGAGAGTGAATGA
- the tkt gene encoding transketolase, which translates to MTQVDHTRMANAIRGLAMDAVEKAKSGHPGLPMGAADIATVLFTQFLKFDAAAPTWPDRDRFVLSAGHGSMLLYALLYLTGNKDMTLDQIRNFRQLGSKTPGHPENFETSGVETTTGPLGQGIATSIGMALAEKMLAAEFGKKVVSHHTYVLASDGDLMEGVSQEAIAMAGHWKLNKLIVLYDNNGISIDGPTSLADSVDQVKRFKSAGWAAELIDGQDPKAIAAAIARAQKSNKPSLISCKTTIGYGAPTRAGTAKAHGEALGADELKGAKEKLGISLDAFSVPDDVLKAWRAAGSRGAAAREEWESVFAELGPRKRAEFERRMRHERPAALSKALRAHKKALLESPLNVATRKSSEAAIEAIAAAMPMEFLAGSADLTGSNNNKAKSAVAFSAKAPKGRFIHYGIREHGMAAAMNGIFLHGGFAPNGATFLVFTDYARPAMRIAALMGAGVVYVMTHDSIGLGEDGPTHQPVEHLAALRAIPNMRVFRPCDAVEVAECWELALNRVDGPTVLALTRQNLPQLRTSAPNDNPCAHGAYELVAAQGEAKVSLFASGSEVEIAVAAQKQLSERGIASRVVSVPSLELLLAQPADRKKAIIGNAPIKVAIEAAVRWGWDAVIGQDGEFIGMHGFGASAPAKDLFKHFGITAEAAVNAVLKRVG; encoded by the coding sequence ATGACGCAGGTCGATCATACCCGTATGGCCAATGCGATTCGCGGGCTTGCCATGGATGCCGTCGAAAAGGCGAAATCCGGCCATCCCGGCCTGCCAATGGGCGCCGCCGACATCGCGACCGTACTGTTCACGCAGTTCCTCAAATTCGATGCGGCGGCTCCGACCTGGCCCGACCGCGACCGCTTCGTGCTCTCGGCCGGCCACGGCTCGATGCTGCTCTATGCCTTGCTGTACCTGACCGGCAACAAGGACATGACGCTCGATCAGATCCGGAATTTCCGTCAGCTCGGCTCCAAGACGCCGGGACATCCGGAGAATTTCGAGACCAGCGGCGTCGAGACCACCACCGGCCCGCTCGGCCAGGGCATCGCTACCTCGATCGGCATGGCGCTGGCGGAAAAGATGCTGGCCGCCGAGTTCGGCAAGAAGGTGGTGAGCCACCACACCTACGTGCTCGCCTCCGACGGCGACCTGATGGAAGGCGTATCGCAGGAAGCGATCGCGATGGCCGGGCACTGGAAGCTGAACAAGCTGATCGTGCTGTATGACAACAACGGCATCTCGATCGATGGCCCGACCTCGCTCGCCGATTCGGTCGACCAGGTTAAGCGCTTCAAGTCCGCGGGCTGGGCGGCCGAACTGATCGATGGCCAGGACCCGAAGGCGATTGCCGCCGCGATCGCCCGCGCGCAAAAATCCAACAAGCCGTCGCTGATCTCCTGCAAGACCACGATCGGTTACGGCGCGCCGACGCGGGCCGGCACGGCGAAGGCCCATGGCGAGGCGCTCGGCGCCGACGAGCTCAAGGGCGCCAAGGAAAAGCTCGGCATTTCGCTCGACGCCTTCTCGGTGCCTGACGATGTGCTGAAGGCATGGCGTGCCGCCGGTAGCCGCGGCGCTGCCGCGCGCGAGGAATGGGAAAGCGTTTTCGCCGAGCTCGGCCCGCGCAAGCGCGCCGAGTTCGAGCGGCGGATGCGGCACGAGCGGCCGGCCGCGCTCTCGAAGGCGCTGCGGGCGCACAAGAAGGCGCTATTGGAATCGCCGCTGAATGTTGCCACGCGGAAATCTTCGGAAGCCGCGATCGAGGCGATCGCCGCTGCGATGCCGATGGAATTCCTCGCCGGCTCCGCCGACCTCACCGGCTCCAACAACAACAAGGCGAAGTCGGCCGTGGCGTTCTCGGCCAAGGCGCCGAAGGGCCGCTTCATCCATTACGGGATCCGCGAGCACGGCATGGCCGCGGCGATGAACGGCATCTTCCTGCATGGCGGCTTCGCGCCGAACGGCGCGACCTTCCTGGTGTTCACGGACTATGCCCGACCCGCGATGCGGATCGCCGCGCTGATGGGCGCGGGCGTCGTCTACGTGATGACCCATGATTCGATCGGGCTCGGCGAGGACGGGCCGACGCATCAGCCGGTCGAGCATCTCGCGGCGCTTCGCGCCATTCCCAACATGCGCGTGTTCCGCCCGTGCGACGCCGTCGAGGTCGCGGAATGCTGGGAACTGGCGCTCAACCGGGTCGATGGCCCGACGGTACTGGCGCTGACCCGCCAGAACCTGCCGCAGCTTCGCACCAGTGCCCCCAACGATAATCCTTGCGCGCATGGCGCCTATGAGCTGGTCGCGGCGCAGGGCGAGGCAAAAGTGTCGCTGTTCGCCTCGGGCTCCGAGGTCGAGATCGCGGTGGCAGCCCAAAAGCAACTGAGCGAGCGTGGCATCGCGTCGCGGGTGGTCTCGGTACCCTCGCTCGAGCTCCTGCTGGCGCAGCCGGCGGACCGAAAGAAAGCCATTATCGGCAATGCGCCGATCAAGGTCGCCATCGAGGCCGCGGTACGCTGGGGCTGGGACGCCGTGATCGGCCAAGATGGTGAATTCATCGGCATGCACGGTTTCGGGGCCAGCGCTCCGGCCAAGGACCTTTTCAAGCACTTCGGAATTACAGCCGAGGCTGCGGTTAACGCTGTCCTGAAGCGCGTGGGCTGA
- the gap gene encoding type I glyceraldehyde-3-phosphate dehydrogenase produces the protein MAVRIGINGFGRIGRNILRAIAESGRKDIEVVGINDLGPVETNAHLLRFDSVHGRFPGTVTVDGDSISLGNGKIKVSAERDPSKLPWKALGVDIALECTGIFTAKDKASAHLTAGAKRVLVSAPADNADATIVYGVNHDTLTKDHLVVSNGSCTTNCLAPLAKVLNDTVGIETGFMTTIHAYTGDQPTLDTLHKDLYRGRAAAMSMIPTSTGAAKAIGLVLPELKGKLDGVAIRVPTPNVSVVDLKIVAKRATDAKEINAAMKRASEQQLKGILGYTTAPNVSIDFNHDPHSSTLHEDQTKVQNGTLVRVMSWYDNEWGFSNRMADTAVAMGKLL, from the coding sequence ATGGCAGTCCGCATCGGGATCAACGGATTTGGCCGCATCGGCCGCAATATCTTGCGCGCCATCGCAGAATCCGGCCGCAAGGATATCGAAGTGGTCGGCATCAACGATCTCGGCCCGGTCGAGACCAACGCCCACCTGCTGCGTTTCGATTCCGTGCATGGCCGTTTCCCCGGCACCGTGACCGTCGACGGCGACTCGATCAGCCTCGGCAACGGCAAGATCAAGGTTTCCGCCGAGCGCGACCCGTCGAAGCTGCCGTGGAAGGCGCTCGGCGTCGACATTGCGCTGGAATGCACCGGCATCTTCACGGCCAAGGACAAGGCCTCCGCACATCTGACCGCCGGCGCCAAGCGCGTGCTGGTCTCGGCGCCCGCCGACAACGCCGACGCCACCATCGTCTACGGCGTCAACCATGACACGCTGACCAAGGATCACCTGGTCGTCTCCAACGGCTCCTGCACCACCAACTGCCTGGCGCCGCTCGCCAAGGTCTTGAACGACACCGTCGGCATCGAGACCGGCTTCATGACCACGATCCACGCTTACACCGGCGACCAGCCGACGCTCGACACCCTGCACAAGGATCTCTATCGCGGCCGTGCGGCGGCGATGTCGATGATCCCGACCTCGACCGGTGCGGCGAAGGCGATCGGCCTCGTGCTCCCCGAACTGAAGGGCAAGCTCGACGGCGTCGCGATCCGCGTGCCGACCCCGAACGTCTCGGTGGTCGATCTCAAGATCGTCGCCAAGCGCGCAACCGATGCCAAGGAAATCAACGCGGCGATGAAGCGCGCCTCCGAGCAGCAGCTCAAGGGCATCCTTGGCTACACCACCGCGCCGAATGTCTCGATCGACTTCAACCACGATCCCCACTCGTCGACGTTGCACGAGGACCAGACCAAGGTGCAGAACGGCACGCTGGTGCGCGTGATGTCCTGGTACGACAATGAATGGGGTTTCTCCAACCGCATGGCGGACACCGCCGTGGCGATGGGGAAGCTGCTGTAA
- a CDS encoding phosphoglycerate kinase produces the protein MPKTFRTLDDVDVKGKRVLLRVDLNVPMENGRVTDATRLERVAPTITEISDKGGKVILLAHFGRPKGRDAKDSLKPVAAALSHVIKKPVAFADDCIGEAAAKAVGAMKDGDILCLENTRFHKEEEKNDPAFVAELAKLGDIWVNDAFSAAHRAHATTEGLGHKLPAYAGRTMQAELDALGKALEAPTKPVIAIIGGAKVSTKIDLLENLVTKVDALVIGGGMANTFLHAQGVGVGKSLAEKDLAATALRILEKATAANCAIILPVDAVVAYHFAANSPSHAYGLDAIPADGMILDVGPQSIARIHAAIDDAATLVWNGPLGAFEMTPFDRGTVVAAKHAAERTKAKKLISVAGGGDTVAALNQAGVADDFSYVSTAGGAFLEWMEGKPLPGVEVLKLR, from the coding sequence ATGCCGAAAACATTCCGCACCCTCGATGACGTCGACGTGAAGGGCAAGCGCGTGCTGCTGCGCGTCGACCTCAACGTGCCCATGGAGAACGGCCGCGTCACCGACGCGACCAGGCTCGAGCGCGTCGCGCCGACCATCACCGAAATTTCCGACAAGGGCGGCAAGGTGATCCTGCTCGCCCATTTCGGCCGCCCGAAGGGGCGCGACGCCAAGGATTCGCTGAAACCCGTCGCGGCAGCGCTCAGCCACGTCATCAAGAAGCCGGTTGCGTTTGCCGACGACTGCATCGGCGAGGCTGCCGCCAAGGCCGTCGGCGCCATGAAGGACGGCGATATCCTCTGCCTGGAAAACACCCGTTTCCATAAAGAGGAAGAGAAAAACGATCCGGCGTTCGTAGCCGAACTGGCAAAGCTCGGCGACATCTGGGTCAACGACGCCTTTTCGGCGGCGCACCGCGCGCACGCTACGACCGAAGGTCTTGGCCACAAGCTGCCCGCCTACGCCGGCCGCACCATGCAGGCCGAACTCGACGCGCTGGGCAAAGCACTGGAAGCGCCGACCAAGCCGGTTATCGCGATCATTGGCGGCGCAAAAGTCTCCACCAAGATCGACCTGCTCGAAAATCTCGTTACCAAAGTCGATGCGCTGGTGATCGGCGGCGGCATGGCCAACACCTTCCTGCACGCGCAGGGCGTCGGCGTCGGCAAGTCGCTGGCGGAAAAAGACCTCGCCGCGACGGCGCTGCGTATCCTGGAAAAAGCCACCGCTGCGAACTGCGCCATCATCCTCCCCGTCGATGCCGTGGTCGCCTATCACTTCGCCGCCAACTCGCCCTCGCACGCCTATGGTCTCGACGCCATCCCGGCCGACGGCATGATCCTCGACGTCGGGCCGCAATCGATCGCGCGGATTCACGCCGCGATCGACGACGCCGCGACGCTGGTCTGGAACGGCCCGCTCGGCGCGTTCGAAATGACACCGTTCGACCGCGGCACGGTGGTTGCGGCCAAGCACGCAGCGGAGCGCACCAAGGCGAAGAAACTGATCTCGGTCGCCGGCGGCGGCGACACGGTCGCGGCGCTGAATCAGGCCGGCGTGGCCGATGATTTTTCCTACGTCTCGACGGCCGGCGGCGCGTTTCTCGAATGGATGGAAGGCAAACCGCTTCCTGGCGTCGAAGTTCTCAAACTGCGTTAG
- the fba gene encoding class II fructose-bisphosphate aldolase (catalyzes the reversible aldol condensation of dihydroxyacetonephosphate and glyceraldehyde 3-phosphate in the Calvin cycle, glycolysis, and/or gluconeogenesis), producing the protein MARITLRQLLDHAAEHDYGVPAFNINNMEQALAIMEAASSVDAPVIIQASRGARSYANDVMLRHMMDAVTEIYPQIPVCVHLDHGNEPATCMTAIQAGFTSVMMDGSLKADGKTPGDWDYNVGVTKTVTDMAHLGGISVEGELGVLGSLETGMGDKEDGHGAEGKLSHDQLLTNPDEAVKFVKETKVDALAIAMGTSHGAYKFTRKPDGDILAMNVIEEIHRKLPNTHLVMHGSSSVPQDLQEIINANGGKMKPTWGVPVSEIQRGIKNGVRKINIDTDNRMAMTGQIRKVFKDNPEEFDPRKYLKPAMEAMAKLCKQRLQEFNTAGQASKIKKVLTTAEMAKRYGKGELDPRVA; encoded by the coding sequence ATGGCTCGCATTACCTTGCGTCAACTGCTCGATCATGCGGCAGAGCACGATTACGGGGTGCCGGCGTTCAACATCAACAACATGGAGCAGGCGCTCGCCATCATGGAGGCTGCCTCCTCGGTCGACGCGCCCGTCATCATCCAGGCCTCGCGCGGCGCGCGCTCCTATGCCAACGACGTGATGCTCAGGCACATGATGGACGCGGTCACCGAAATCTATCCGCAGATCCCGGTCTGCGTGCATCTCGACCACGGTAACGAGCCCGCGACCTGCATGACCGCGATCCAGGCCGGCTTCACCTCGGTCATGATGGACGGCTCGCTCAAGGCTGACGGCAAGACCCCCGGCGACTGGGATTACAATGTCGGCGTGACCAAGACGGTCACCGACATGGCCCATCTCGGCGGCATCTCGGTGGAAGGCGAACTCGGTGTGCTCGGCTCGCTGGAGACCGGCATGGGCGACAAGGAAGACGGCCACGGCGCCGAGGGCAAGCTGTCGCACGACCAGTTGCTCACCAACCCCGACGAAGCCGTGAAGTTCGTCAAGGAGACCAAGGTCGACGCGCTGGCGATCGCGATGGGCACGTCGCACGGCGCCTACAAGTTCACCCGCAAGCCGGACGGCGACATCCTCGCCATGAACGTGATCGAGGAAATCCATCGCAAGCTGCCGAACACGCACCTGGTGATGCACGGCTCCTCCTCGGTGCCGCAGGACCTGCAGGAAATCATCAATGCCAATGGCGGCAAGATGAAGCCGACCTGGGGTGTGCCGGTGTCCGAGATTCAGCGCGGCATCAAGAACGGCGTGCGCAAGATCAACATCGATACCGACAACCGGATGGCGATGACCGGGCAGATCCGCAAAGTCTTCAAGGACAATCCGGAAGAGTTCGACCCGCGCAAATATCTCAAGCCCGCGATGGAAGCGATGGCCAAGCTGTGCAAGCAGCGGCTGCAGGAATTCAATACCGCAGGCCAGGCCAGCAAGATCAAGAAGGTGCTGACGACGGCCGAAATGGCCAAGCGGTACGGCAAGGGTGAACTGGACCCGCGGGTCGCCTGA
- a CDS encoding class I fructose-bisphosphate aldolase, whose product MNLADLNKVALAMVTPGKGILAADESSGTIKKRFDAIKVESTEENRRDYREMLFRSTEAMSKYVSGVILYDETIWQNAKDGTPLVKLIEQSGAIPGIKVDEGTQALPHCPGELVTVGLDKLAERLKKYYERGARFAKWRAVIDIGSGIPTQTAIHVNAHALARYAALCQAAQIVPIVEPEVLMDGDHDIDRCYDVTQRVLNKTFQELRVQRVELEGMVLKPNMAISGKKCGKQASVEEVAEKTVRLLKACVPAAVPGIAFLSGGQSDEEATAHLNAMNRIGGLPWRLTFSYGRALQAAPQKAWSGKAENVAAGQRAFTHRARMNALASKGEWDTGQEKKVA is encoded by the coding sequence ATGAATCTTGCTGACCTCAACAAGGTTGCCCTCGCCATGGTCACCCCAGGCAAGGGCATTCTCGCCGCCGACGAATCCTCGGGCACGATCAAGAAGCGTTTTGACGCCATCAAGGTCGAATCCACGGAGGAGAACCGCCGCGACTACCGTGAAATGCTGTTCCGCTCCACCGAGGCGATGAGCAAGTACGTCTCGGGCGTCATCCTCTACGACGAAACCATCTGGCAGAACGCCAAGGACGGCACGCCGCTGGTCAAGCTGATCGAGCAGTCCGGCGCCATCCCCGGCATCAAGGTCGATGAAGGAACGCAAGCACTGCCGCACTGTCCGGGCGAACTGGTGACCGTCGGCCTCGACAAGCTCGCCGAGCGCCTGAAGAAATATTACGAGCGCGGCGCGCGCTTCGCCAAGTGGCGTGCAGTGATCGATATCGGCAGCGGCATCCCCACGCAGACGGCGATCCACGTCAACGCGCATGCGCTGGCGCGCTACGCCGCGCTGTGCCAGGCGGCGCAGATCGTGCCGATCGTCGAACCGGAAGTGCTGATGGACGGCGATCACGATATCGACCGCTGCTACGACGTGACCCAGCGTGTGCTGAACAAGACATTCCAGGAATTGCGGGTCCAGCGTGTCGAGCTCGAGGGCATGGTGCTGAAGCCCAACATGGCCATTTCAGGCAAGAAGTGCGGAAAGCAGGCTTCCGTCGAGGAAGTTGCGGAGAAAACCGTCCGTCTCCTGAAGGCGTGCGTTCCCGCGGCCGTGCCCGGCATCGCCTTCCTCTCCGGCGGACAATCCGATGAGGAAGCGACCGCGCATCTGAATGCCATGAACCGGATCGGCGGCCTGCCCTGGCGGCTGACCTTCTCCTATGGCCGGGCGCTGCAGGCGGCGCCGCAGAAGGCGTGGTCGGGTAAGGCCGAGAACGTCGCCGCAGGCCAGCGCGCGTTCACACACCGTGCGCGAATGAACGCGCTGGCGAGCAAGGGTGAGTGGGACACCGGCCAGGAAAAGAAGGTCGCCTAG
- a CDS encoding thiamine phosphate synthase: MSNKPVPPRPAPRLYLATPEVDDPSQLANQLPELLAAADVAAVLLRLKQTDQRTMIARVKALAPAIQNGGAALLLDGHVELVARAGADGAHLTGLAALEDAWPSLKPDRIAGVGGLATRHDSMAAGEAGADYVLFGEPDAKGQRPSTEAIAERLQWWDELFEPPCVGFAASREELFEFAAAGADFVLVGDFIWADPRGAKAALIDAAQAIAQAYEAAFGKARAGIDKSGTDKAGRG; encoded by the coding sequence TTGTCCAACAAACCCGTTCCGCCGCGCCCGGCGCCGCGCCTCTATCTCGCGACGCCCGAGGTGGACGATCCGTCACAGCTCGCAAACCAGCTTCCGGAGCTGTTGGCCGCGGCCGACGTCGCGGCGGTGCTGCTGCGGCTGAAGCAGACCGACCAGCGCACGATGATCGCGCGCGTGAAAGCACTCGCGCCCGCGATCCAGAATGGCGGCGCGGCGCTGTTGCTCGACGGCCATGTCGAGTTGGTGGCGCGTGCCGGCGCCGACGGTGCGCATTTGACCGGCCTCGCCGCGCTGGAAGACGCCTGGCCGTCGCTGAAGCCGGACCGCATCGCCGGCGTCGGCGGCCTTGCCACGCGGCACGATTCGATGGCCGCGGGCGAAGCGGGCGCCGACTACGTGCTGTTCGGCGAGCCCGATGCCAAGGGCCAGCGGCCATCGACTGAAGCGATTGCCGAACGCCTGCAATGGTGGGATGAACTGTTCGAGCCGCCCTGCGTCGGCTTTGCCGCCTCGCGCGAGGAGCTTTTCGAATTTGCGGCTGCCGGCGCCGATTTCGTGCTGGTCGGCGATTTCATCTGGGCCGACCCGCGCGGCGCCAAGGCGGCGCTGATCGACGCCGCGCAGGCAATCGCGCAAGCGTACGAAGCGGCGTTCGGAAAAGCCAGAGCTGGTATCGATAAGTCCGGCACGGATAAGGCCGGGCGCGGATAA
- a CDS encoding tetratricopeptide repeat protein — MKLLRPISLLAGLLMTMAGASAQVSPTPPAAQPPAGPPPAKKEAPPKPKAPPAAKQPAAPPKPAAAPKPAATPTPAPSPTAAFEDPNVDLVYGAYQRGMYKTAFDLATTRAQYNGDPKAMTMLGELYANGLGIKRDYAKAADWYQRAADAGDREGMFALAMMRLSGRGGSTNREQAVKLLASAAKLGNPKAAYNLALLYLDGNTLPQDVRRAAELLRVAADAGSPEAQYALATFYKEGTGVPKDIDKAVRLLQAASLADNVDAEVEYAIALFNGTGTPRNQVAAVALLRKAARQNSPIAQNRLARVLVSGLGVQMDKIEGLKWHLVAKTAGKGDPELDERLSELNPEDRAKVEAAARKWTGTADKSRLDGGISAGHPVPKP; from the coding sequence ATGAAACTCCTGCGTCCCATATCGCTGCTTGCGGGCCTCTTGATGACGATGGCCGGCGCTTCCGCGCAGGTCTCGCCGACGCCGCCTGCCGCGCAGCCGCCCGCCGGCCCGCCGCCGGCGAAAAAGGAAGCGCCGCCCAAGCCAAAAGCACCGCCTGCGGCGAAGCAGCCCGCCGCGCCGCCGAAGCCGGCGGCAGCACCCAAACCGGCGGCAACGCCCACGCCCGCCCCCTCGCCCACGGCGGCCTTCGAGGATCCCAACGTCGATCTCGTCTACGGCGCCTACCAGCGCGGCATGTACAAGACGGCGTTCGATCTCGCGACGACGCGCGCGCAATATAACGGCGACCCAAAGGCGATGACGATGCTGGGCGAGCTCTACGCCAACGGGCTCGGCATCAAGCGCGACTATGCGAAGGCCGCCGATTGGTACCAGCGTGCGGCCGATGCCGGCGACCGCGAGGGCATGTTCGCGCTCGCTATGATGCGGCTGTCCGGCCGAGGCGGGTCTACCAATCGGGAGCAGGCCGTCAAGCTCCTGGCCTCCGCGGCCAAGCTCGGCAACCCGAAGGCGGCCTACAATCTGGCGCTGCTCTACCTCGACGGCAACACGCTGCCGCAGGATGTCCGGCGCGCTGCCGAACTGCTGCGCGTTGCAGCCGACGCAGGCAGTCCGGAAGCACAATACGCGTTAGCTACCTTCTACAAGGAGGGCACCGGCGTGCCGAAGGACATCGACAAGGCGGTGCGGCTGCTGCAGGCGGCATCGCTGGCCGACAATGTCGACGCCGAGGTCGAGTACGCGATCGCGCTGTTCAACGGCACCGGCACGCCGAGGAACCAGGTTGCGGCGGTCGCGCTGTTGCGGAAGGCAGCGCGGCAGAACTCGCCGATCGCGCAGAACCGCCTCGCCCGCGTGCTCGTGAGCGGCTTGGGGGTGCAGATGGACAAGATCGAAGGCCTGAAGTGGCACCTTGTCGCCAAGACCGCCGGCAAGGGCGATCCCGAACTGGATGAGAGGCTCTCGGAGCTCAATCCCGAGGATCGCGCCAAGGTAGAGGCGGCGGCGCGGAAATGGACCGGTACCGCCGACAAATCACGCCTTGACGGCGGCATATCAGCAGGGCACCCAGTCCCTAAACCCTGA